A genomic window from Pseudomonas alcaligenes includes:
- the phaZ gene encoding poly(3-hydroxyalkanoate) depolymerase gives MPQPFVFRTIELDGQTIRTAVRPGGSSLTPLLIFNGIGANLELVMPFVSALDPDLEVIAFDVPGVGGSSTPSTPYRFPGLAKLAARMLDYLDYGQVNAIGVSWGGALAQQFAHDYPERCKKLVLAATSAGAVMVPGKPKVLWRMASPRRYIQPSYGVHIAPDIYGGAFRRDPKLALSHASKVRSGGKMGYYWQLFAGLGWTSIHWLHRIRQPTLVLAGDDDPIIPLVNMRLLAWRIPNAELHVIDDGHLFLVTRAEAVAPIIMKFLQEERQRAVMHPQPLPVRSH, from the coding sequence ATGCCGCAACCATTCGTATTCCGTACCATCGAGCTGGATGGCCAGACCATCCGCACCGCGGTCCGCCCCGGCGGCAGCAGCCTGACGCCGCTGCTTATCTTCAACGGCATCGGCGCCAACCTGGAGCTGGTGATGCCCTTCGTCTCGGCGCTCGACCCCGATCTGGAAGTGATCGCCTTCGACGTTCCCGGCGTCGGCGGCTCCTCCACCCCGAGCACGCCCTACCGCTTCCCCGGCCTGGCCAAGCTGGCCGCGCGCATGCTCGACTACCTGGACTATGGCCAGGTCAACGCCATCGGCGTGTCCTGGGGCGGCGCGCTGGCCCAGCAGTTCGCCCACGACTACCCGGAGCGCTGCAAGAAGCTGGTGCTGGCCGCCACCTCGGCCGGCGCAGTGATGGTGCCGGGTAAGCCCAAGGTGCTCTGGCGCATGGCCAGCCCGCGGCGCTACATCCAGCCGTCCTACGGCGTGCACATCGCCCCGGACATCTACGGCGGCGCCTTCCGCCGCGACCCCAAGCTGGCCCTTTCGCACGCCAGCAAGGTGCGCTCGGGCGGCAAGATGGGCTACTACTGGCAGCTGTTCGCCGGCCTCGGCTGGACCAGCATCCACTGGCTGCACCGCATCCGCCAGCCCACCCTGGTACTGGCCGGCGACGACGACCCGATCATCCCGCTGGTCAACATGCGCCTGCTGGCCTGGCGCATCCCCAACGCGGAACTTCACGTGATCGACGACGGTCATCTGTTCCTCGTGACCCGCGCCGAGGCCGTGGCGCCTATCATCATGAAGTTCCTCCAGGAGGAACGGCAGCGCGCGGTGATGCACCCGCAGCCGCTGCCCGTGCGCAGCCACTGA
- a CDS encoding phasin family protein, protein MAVKKTTAAKPAAKPAAKKPVAKKESNSWIGEVEKYSRQIWLAGLGAYSKISKDGNKLFDGLVKDGEKAEKKAKSEVDKQLDVVKSSVGSTVGTAKSKVDEVKDKALGKWNELEEAFDKRLNSAISRLGVPSRNEVKALQTKVDSLTKQIEKLTGVSVKSVAKPAAKPAAKPAAKAAAKPAAKPAAKPAAKAAAKPAVKAAAKPAAKPAAKPVAAKPAAAKKPVVKKPAAPKPAAKPAAAKPAAPAPAAAPAPVAAPATPATPS, encoded by the coding sequence ATGGCTGTTAAGAAAACTACCGCAGCAAAACCGGCGGCAAAACCGGCAGCGAAGAAGCCGGTTGCCAAAAAGGAAAGCAACTCCTGGATCGGTGAGGTCGAGAAGTACTCGCGCCAGATCTGGTTGGCCGGCCTCGGTGCCTATTCCAAGATCAGCAAGGACGGCAACAAGCTGTTTGACGGCCTGGTCAAGGACGGCGAGAAGGCCGAGAAGAAGGCCAAGAGCGAAGTCGACAAGCAGCTCGACGTGGTCAAGTCCAGCGTCGGTTCCACCGTCGGTACTGCCAAGTCCAAGGTCGATGAGGTCAAGGACAAGGCCCTGGGCAAGTGGAACGAACTGGAAGAGGCCTTCGACAAGCGCCTGAACAGTGCCATCTCCCGTCTGGGCGTGCCCAGCCGCAACGAGGTGAAGGCGCTGCAGACCAAGGTCGACAGCTTGACCAAGCAGATCGAGAAACTCACCGGTGTATCGGTGAAGTCGGTCGCCAAGCCTGCGGCTAAACCGGCTGCCAAGCCGGCTGCCAAGGCTGCCGCGAAACCCGCTGCGAAGCCTGCCGCCAAGCCGGCTGCCAAAGCTGCGGCCAAACCCGCAGTGAAGGCAGCGGCCAAGCCTGCTGCCAAACCGGCTGCCAAGCCCGTTGCGGCCAAGCCGGCGGCTGCCAAGAAGCCGGTGGTGAAGAAGCCCGCTGCGCCGAAGCCGGCCGCCAAACCGGCTGCTGCCAAGCCTGCCGCCCCGGCTCCAGCTGCTGCCCCGGCTCCGGTCGCCGCTCCGGCAACCCCCGCCACCCCGTCCTGA
- the phaC gene encoding class II poly(R)-hydroxyalkanoic acid synthase, whose protein sequence is MTQKNNEDLHRQASENTLGLNPVIGLRGKDLLTSARMVLAQAIKQPFHSAKHVTHFALELKNVLLGQSELSPEDGDRRFADPAWSQNPLYRRYLQTYLAWRKELHDWIEDSNLSEQDTSRGHFVINLMTEAMAPTNSMANPAAVKRFFETGGKSLLDGLSHLAKDIVNNGGMPSQVKMDAFEVGKNLATSEGAVIFRNDLLELIQYKPTTEQVHERPLLVVPPQINKFYVFDLSPEKSVARFLLRNHVQTFVVSWRNPTKAQREWGLSTYIEALKEAVDVVTEITGSKDVNILGACSGGITISSLLGHYAAIGEKKVNSMTLLVSVLDTKLDTQVALFADEKTLEAAKRRSYQSGVLEGKDMAKVFAWMRPNDLIWNYWVNNYLLGNEPPVFDILYWNNDTTRLPAAFHGDLIELFKTNPLTRPNALEVCGTPIDLKQVTCDIYCVAGTTDHITPWEACYKSSLLFGGKVEFVLSNSGHIQSILNPPGNPKARFVTNSEPAASAREWQEKATKHADSWWLHWQQWLGERSGKLKKAPASLGSKSHAPGEAAPGTYVHER, encoded by the coding sequence ATGACCCAGAAGAATAATGAAGACCTGCATCGCCAAGCCTCGGAGAACACCCTGGGTTTGAACCCGGTGATCGGCTTGCGCGGCAAGGATCTACTCACCTCTGCCCGGATGGTGCTGGCCCAGGCCATCAAGCAACCTTTCCACAGCGCCAAGCATGTCACCCACTTCGCCCTCGAGCTGAAGAACGTCCTGCTTGGCCAGTCGGAGTTGTCACCGGAAGACGGCGACCGCCGCTTCGCCGACCCGGCCTGGAGCCAGAACCCCCTGTACCGCCGCTACCTGCAGACCTACCTGGCCTGGCGCAAGGAACTGCACGACTGGATCGAGGACAGCAACCTCTCCGAGCAGGACACCAGCCGCGGCCACTTCGTCATCAACCTGATGACCGAGGCCATGGCACCGACCAACAGCATGGCCAACCCGGCGGCGGTCAAGCGCTTCTTCGAGACCGGCGGCAAGAGCCTGCTCGACGGCCTCTCGCACCTGGCCAAGGACATCGTCAACAACGGCGGCATGCCCAGCCAGGTGAAGATGGACGCCTTCGAGGTCGGCAAGAACCTGGCCACCAGCGAAGGCGCGGTGATCTTCCGCAACGACCTGCTGGAGCTGATCCAGTACAAGCCGACCACCGAGCAGGTGCACGAGCGCCCGTTGCTGGTGGTGCCGCCGCAGATCAACAAGTTCTACGTGTTCGACCTGTCGCCGGAGAAGAGCGTGGCGCGCTTCCTCCTGCGCAACCATGTGCAGACCTTCGTGGTGAGCTGGCGCAACCCGACCAAGGCGCAGCGCGAGTGGGGCCTGTCGACCTACATCGAGGCGCTCAAGGAAGCGGTCGACGTGGTCACCGAAATCACCGGCAGCAAGGACGTCAACATCCTCGGCGCCTGCTCCGGCGGCATCACCATCTCCTCGCTGCTCGGCCACTACGCGGCCATCGGCGAGAAGAAGGTCAACTCCATGACCCTGCTGGTCAGCGTGCTCGACACCAAGCTGGACACCCAGGTCGCCCTGTTCGCCGACGAGAAGACCCTGGAGGCCGCCAAGCGCCGCTCCTACCAGTCCGGCGTGCTGGAGGGCAAGGACATGGCCAAGGTGTTCGCCTGGATGCGCCCCAACGACCTGATCTGGAACTACTGGGTCAACAACTACCTGCTGGGCAACGAGCCGCCGGTGTTCGACATCCTCTACTGGAACAACGACACCACGCGCCTGCCGGCCGCCTTCCACGGCGACCTGATCGAGCTGTTCAAGACCAACCCGCTGACCCGGCCCAACGCCCTGGAAGTCTGCGGCACGCCGATCGACCTCAAGCAGGTCACCTGCGACATCTACTGCGTGGCCGGCACCACCGACCACATCACCCCCTGGGAAGCCTGCTACAAGTCCTCGCTGCTGTTCGGCGGCAAGGTCGAGTTCGTGCTGTCCAACAGCGGCCACATCCAGAGCATCCTCAACCCGCCGGGCAACCCCAAGGCACGCTTCGTCACTAACAGCGAGCCGGCGGCGAGCGCCCGCGAATGGCAGGAGAAGGCCACCAAGCACGCCGATTCCTGGTGGCTGCACTGGCAGCAGTGGCTGGGCGAGCGCTCCGGCAAGCTGAAGAAGGCTCCGGCCAGCCTGGGCAGCAAGAGCCACGCCCCGGGCGAGGCCGCACCGGGAACCTATGTCCACGAACGCTGA
- a CDS encoding SCP2 domain-containing protein has protein sequence MLTQALLAGVELGLNRVLAMDSTALPRLARLEGKLIEVDCQSPALKLFILPGAEGLQLASHWDGADCVLSAPASSLLKLALTKDKTAILHRPEVSLSGDSAVLLELAGILQDLELDWEYELSRWLGPVGSQLLAGHLRSRVNWAGDSLDSLRQTLADYLAEESRSLVGEREAQARFDELDDLKLALDRLDARIDRLARNLHKNS, from the coding sequence ATGCTGACCCAGGCGCTGCTGGCGGGCGTTGAGCTCGGCCTCAACCGCGTGCTGGCCATGGACAGCACCGCGCTGCCGCGCCTGGCCCGGCTGGAAGGCAAGCTGATCGAGGTCGACTGCCAGAGCCCGGCGCTCAAGCTGTTCATCCTCCCCGGTGCCGAGGGCCTGCAACTGGCCAGCCACTGGGACGGCGCCGACTGCGTGCTCAGCGCGCCCGCCAGCAGCCTGCTCAAGCTGGCCCTGACCAAGGACAAGACCGCCATCCTGCACCGCCCGGAAGTCAGCCTCAGCGGTGACAGCGCCGTGCTGCTGGAGCTGGCCGGCATCCTCCAGGACCTGGAGCTGGACTGGGAATACGAACTGTCGCGCTGGCTCGGCCCGGTCGGCAGCCAGCTGCTCGCTGGCCACCTGCGCAGCCGCGTGAACTGGGCCGGCGACAGCCTCGACAGCCTGCGCCAGACCCTGGCCGACTACCTGGCCGAGGAATCGCGCAGCCTGGTCGGCGAGCGCGAAGCCCAGGCCCGCTTCGATGAACTGGACGACCTCAAGCTGGCCCTCGATCGCCTCGACGCGCGCATCGACCGCCTCGCCCGGAATCTGCACAAGAACTCATGA
- the ubiE gene encoding bifunctional demethylmenaquinone methyltransferase/2-methoxy-6-polyprenyl-1,4-benzoquinol methylase UbiE — MNDPRKAPEQEKTTHFGFQDVPESQKAEKVAEVFHSVAAKYDLMNDVLSGGLHRLWKRFTIELSGVRPGNRVLDIAGGTGDLTRKFSSLVGPSGEVVLADINDSMLKVGRDRLLDKGVAGNVQFVQADAEALPFPDNHFDVVTIAFGLRNVTRKENALRSMLRVLKPGGRLLVLEFSKPGNPLLAKAYDTYSFSFMPLAGKLITNDADSYRYLAESIRMHPDQETLKAMMVEAGFERVTYHNMTGGIVALHRGIKP; from the coding sequence ATGAACGACCCGCGCAAGGCCCCAGAGCAGGAAAAGACCACCCACTTCGGCTTCCAGGACGTCCCGGAAAGCCAGAAGGCGGAGAAGGTCGCCGAAGTCTTCCACTCGGTGGCGGCTAAGTACGACCTGATGAACGACGTGCTCTCCGGCGGCCTGCACCGTCTGTGGAAGCGCTTCACTATCGAGCTGTCCGGCGTGCGCCCGGGCAACCGCGTGCTGGATATCGCCGGCGGCACCGGTGACCTCACCCGCAAGTTCTCCAGCCTGGTCGGCCCGAGCGGCGAAGTGGTGCTGGCCGACATCAACGACTCCATGCTCAAGGTCGGTCGTGACCGCCTGCTGGACAAGGGCGTGGCCGGCAACGTGCAGTTCGTCCAAGCCGATGCCGAGGCGCTGCCCTTCCCGGACAACCACTTCGACGTGGTCACCATCGCCTTCGGCCTGCGCAACGTGACCCGCAAGGAGAACGCCCTGCGCTCCATGCTGCGCGTGCTCAAGCCGGGCGGCCGCCTGCTGGTGCTGGAGTTCTCCAAACCGGGCAACCCGCTGCTGGCCAAGGCCTACGACACCTACTCGTTCAGCTTCATGCCGCTGGCCGGCAAGCTGATCACCAACGACGCCGACAGCTACCGCTACCTGGCCGAGTCGATCCGCATGCACCCGGACCAGGAAACGCTCAAGGCGATGATGGTCGAGGCTGGCTTCGAGCGCGTCACCTACCACAACATGACCGGCGGCATCGTCGCCCTGCACCGCGGTATCAAGCCCTGA
- a CDS encoding gamma-butyrobetaine hydroxylase-like domain-containing protein, with protein sequence MPTPSAIKLHKASRTLELRYGEQSYSLSAEFLRVHSPSAEVQGHGRPILQHGKLKVALERIEPAGNYALKLCFDDGHDSGLYTWDYLYQLATRQDELWADYLAQLAAAGKSRDPDESVVRLML encoded by the coding sequence ATGCCCACGCCCAGCGCGATCAAACTGCACAAGGCCTCCAGAACCCTGGAGCTGCGCTACGGCGAGCAGAGCTACAGCCTCAGCGCCGAGTTCCTGCGCGTGCACTCGCCCTCGGCCGAGGTGCAGGGGCACGGCAGGCCGATCCTGCAGCACGGCAAGCTGAAGGTGGCGCTCGAGCGCATCGAGCCGGCCGGCAACTATGCACTGAAACTGTGCTTCGACGACGGCCACGACAGCGGCCTGTACACCTGGGACTACCTCTACCAGCTCGCCACCCGCCAGGATGAGCTGTGGGCCGACTACCTGGCCCAGCTGGCCGCCGCCGGCAAGTCGCGCGACCCAGACGAATCGGTCGTTCGCCTGATGCTCTAG
- a CDS encoding phasin family protein — translation MATKVAVKKKVEAVESKVTVLTDVKAYARKVWLAGLGAYAKAGAEGADYFKELVKAGEGVEKQGKKLVSEQVDAANSQIESQLKSVKSSVSEVKGKVEVQFDKIEKAFDSRVASALNRLGIPSKQDVEALSAKLDELNALLERVARTQ, via the coding sequence ATGGCCACTAAAGTCGCCGTTAAGAAGAAAGTCGAAGCTGTCGAAAGCAAAGTCACCGTTCTGACCGACGTGAAGGCCTACGCCCGCAAGGTCTGGCTGGCCGGCCTGGGTGCCTATGCCAAGGCCGGTGCCGAAGGCGCCGACTACTTCAAGGAGCTGGTCAAGGCCGGCGAAGGCGTCGAGAAGCAGGGCAAGAAGCTGGTGAGCGAGCAGGTCGATGCCGCCAACAGCCAGATCGAATCGCAGCTCAAGAGCGTCAAGAGCAGCGTCTCCGAAGTCAAAGGCAAGGTCGAGGTGCAGTTCGACAAGATCGAGAAGGCCTTCGACAGCCGCGTTGCCAGCGCGCTCAATCGCCTGGGTATTCCCTCCAAGCAGGATGTTGAGGCACTCTCTGCTAAGCTGGACGAGTTGAATGCTTTGCTTGAGCGAGTGGCGCGTACCCAATAA
- the hslU gene encoding HslU--HslV peptidase ATPase subunit — MSMTPREIVSELNRHIIGQDDAKRAVAIALRNRWRRMQLPAELRQEVTPKNILMIGPTGVGKTEIARRLAKLANAPFLKVEATKFTEVGYVGRDVESIIRDLADAALKLLREQEVQKMRHRAEDAAEERILDALLPPARVGFNEDPQPTQDSNTRQLFRKRLREGQLDDKEIDIEVAEAPLGVEIMTPPGMEEMTSQLQNLFSGLSKGKKKSRKLKVKDALKLIRDEEAARLVNEEELKARALEAVEQHGIVFIDEIDKVAKRANVGGADVSREGVQRDLLPLIEGCTVNTKLGMVKTDHILFIASGAFHLAKPSDLVPELQGRLPIRVELKALSPQDFERILSEPHASLTEQYRELLKTEGLDIEFAADGIKRLAEIAWQVNEKTENIGARRLHTLLERLLEEVSFSAGDLAGQQNGTPIRIDAAYVNGHLGELAQDEDLSRYIL, encoded by the coding sequence ATGTCCATGACGCCCCGCGAGATCGTTTCCGAGCTCAACCGCCACATCATCGGCCAGGACGACGCCAAGCGCGCCGTGGCCATCGCCCTGCGCAACCGCTGGCGGCGCATGCAGCTGCCGGCCGAGCTGCGCCAGGAAGTGACGCCGAAGAACATCCTGATGATCGGTCCCACCGGCGTCGGCAAGACCGAGATCGCCCGGCGCCTGGCCAAGCTGGCCAACGCACCCTTCCTCAAGGTCGAGGCGACCAAGTTCACCGAGGTCGGCTATGTCGGCCGCGACGTCGAGTCGATCATCCGTGACCTGGCCGACGCCGCGCTCAAGCTGCTGCGCGAGCAGGAAGTGCAGAAGATGCGCCATCGCGCCGAGGACGCCGCCGAGGAGCGCATCCTCGACGCCCTGCTGCCGCCGGCCCGCGTCGGCTTCAACGAAGACCCGCAGCCGACCCAGGACTCCAACACCCGCCAGCTGTTCCGCAAGCGCCTGCGCGAGGGCCAGCTGGACGACAAGGAGATCGACATCGAGGTCGCCGAGGCGCCGCTGGGCGTGGAAATCATGACCCCGCCGGGCATGGAGGAGATGACCAGCCAGCTGCAGAACCTGTTCTCCGGCCTGAGCAAGGGCAAGAAGAAGAGCCGCAAGCTCAAGGTCAAGGACGCCCTCAAGCTGATCCGCGACGAGGAAGCCGCGCGCCTGGTCAACGAGGAGGAACTCAAGGCCCGCGCCCTGGAGGCGGTGGAGCAGCACGGCATCGTCTTCATCGACGAGATCGACAAGGTCGCCAAGCGCGCCAATGTCGGCGGCGCCGACGTCTCCCGCGAGGGCGTGCAGCGCGACCTGCTGCCGCTGATCGAGGGCTGCACGGTCAACACCAAGCTGGGCATGGTCAAGACCGACCACATCCTGTTCATCGCCTCTGGTGCCTTCCACCTGGCCAAGCCCAGCGACCTGGTGCCCGAGCTGCAGGGCCGCCTGCCGATCCGCGTCGAACTCAAGGCCCTGTCGCCGCAGGACTTCGAGCGCATCCTCAGCGAGCCGCACGCCTCGCTCACCGAGCAGTACCGCGAGCTGCTCAAGACCGAGGGGTTGGACATCGAGTTCGCCGCGGACGGCATCAAGCGCCTGGCCGAGATCGCCTGGCAGGTCAACGAGAAGACCGAGAACATCGGCGCCCGCCGCCTGCACACCCTGCTCGAACGCCTGCTGGAGGAAGTCTCCTTCAGCGCCGGCGACCTGGCCGGGCAGCAGAACGGCACGCCGATCCGCATCGACGCCGCCTACGTCAACGGCCACCTCGGCGAGCTGGCGCAGGACGAAGACCTGTCGCGCTACATTCTGTAA
- a CDS encoding TetR/AcrR family transcriptional regulator, which produces MKTRDRILECALLLFNQQGEPNVSTLEIATEMGISPGNLYYHFHGKEPLILELFERFQSDLAPLLDPPEDAELGVEDYWLFLHLIVERLAQYRFLFQDLSNLAGRLPKLARGIRLWLNQLKRTLASLLARLKAHGQLRSDTQALGQLVEQITLTLLFSLDYQRILGADGEVRLVVFQVMMLVAPHLTDAPRHAAERLAQRYLEA; this is translated from the coding sequence ATGAAGACCCGCGACCGCATCCTCGAATGCGCCCTGCTGCTGTTCAACCAGCAGGGCGAGCCCAACGTCTCCACCCTCGAAATCGCCACCGAAATGGGCATCAGCCCGGGCAACCTCTACTACCACTTCCACGGCAAGGAACCGCTGATCCTCGAGCTGTTCGAGCGCTTCCAGAGCGACCTGGCGCCGCTGCTTGATCCGCCCGAGGATGCCGAGCTGGGCGTCGAGGATTACTGGCTGTTCCTGCACCTGATCGTCGAGCGTCTGGCCCAGTACCGCTTCCTGTTCCAGGACCTGTCCAACCTGGCCGGGCGCCTGCCCAAGCTGGCCCGCGGCATCCGCCTGTGGCTCAATCAGCTCAAGCGCACCCTGGCCAGCCTGCTGGCGCGACTCAAGGCCCATGGCCAGCTGCGCAGCGACACCCAGGCCCTCGGCCAGCTGGTGGAGCAGATCACCCTGACCCTGCTGTTCTCCCTCGACTACCAGCGCATCCTCGGCGCCGACGGCGAAGTGCGCCTGGTGGTGTTCCAGGTGATGATGCTGGTCGCCCCGCACCTCACCGACGCGCCGCGTCACGCCGCCGAGCGACTCGCGCAGCGCTATCTGGAAGCCTGA
- a CDS encoding polyhydroxyalkanoic acid system family protein: MSRITVERTHSLGLAVAREKAEALARRLASEYDVKYRWNGDTLEFKRSGADGHIDVAADSVRVELKLGLLLSALGGTIRREIEETLDKHLQA; the protein is encoded by the coding sequence ATGTCCCGCATCACCGTCGAACGCACCCATTCCCTCGGCCTTGCCGTCGCCCGCGAGAAGGCCGAGGCGCTGGCCCGGCGCCTGGCCAGCGAGTATGACGTGAAGTACCGCTGGAACGGCGACACCCTGGAGTTCAAGCGCAGCGGCGCCGACGGGCATATCGACGTGGCCGCCGACAGCGTGCGCGTGGAGCTCAAGCTGGGCCTGCTGCTGTCGGCACTGGGCGGCACCATCCGGCGCGAGATCGAGGAGACGCTCGACAAGCACCTGCAGGCCTAG
- the phaC gene encoding class II poly(R)-hydroxyalkanoic acid synthase, with product MRDKTAPGSLPVPANFMNAQSAMVGLRGRDLFSTLRTLAFQGLRQPVHSSRHLLAFGKQLGRVMLGDTPYRPNPQDARFADPTWQLNPFYRRSLQAYLAWQKQLKAWIDESDLSPDDRTRAHFLFSLLNDALAPSNTLLNPLAVKELFNSGGSSVLRGARQLFDDLLHNSGMPQQVDKRAFEVGRNLAVAPGAVVYRCEMFELLHYKPMSEKQYERPLLMVPPQINKFYIFDLSPEKSFIQYCLKNGLQVFMISWRNPDARHREWGLSSYVQAVEEASDVCRAITGSKEVNLLGACAGGLTIAALQGHLQAKRQLRKIGCATYLVSLLDAQVDSPAMLFADEQTLESAKRRSYQSGVLDGRDMARVFAWMRPNDLIWNYWVNNYLMGKEPPAFDILYWNNDNTRLPAALHGDLLDLFKHNPLTRAGGMEICGTPIDLSKVNLDSFSVAGINDHITPWDAVYRSALLLGGNSRFVLSNSGHIQSILNPPGNPKATYLEAAKLTSDPRAWYHDAQRQEGSWWPQWLEWIQQRSGELRETVFSVGGNKHPAMESAPGTYVHVR from the coding sequence ATGCGTGACAAGACTGCACCGGGATCACTGCCGGTACCCGCAAACTTCATGAACGCGCAGAGTGCGATGGTCGGCCTGCGCGGCCGCGACCTGTTCTCCACCCTGCGCACCCTGGCCTTCCAAGGCCTGCGCCAGCCGGTGCACAGCTCCCGCCACCTGCTGGCCTTCGGCAAGCAGCTGGGTCGCGTGATGCTCGGCGACACCCCCTACCGGCCCAATCCGCAGGACGCCCGCTTCGCCGATCCGACCTGGCAGCTCAACCCCTTCTACCGGCGCAGCCTGCAGGCCTACCTGGCCTGGCAGAAGCAGCTCAAGGCGTGGATCGACGAGAGCGACCTGTCGCCGGACGACCGCACCCGCGCGCACTTCCTGTTCTCCCTGCTCAACGATGCCCTGGCGCCATCCAACACCCTGCTCAACCCGCTGGCGGTCAAGGAGCTGTTCAACAGCGGCGGCAGCAGCGTGCTGCGCGGTGCGCGCCAGCTGTTCGACGACCTGCTGCACAACAGCGGCATGCCGCAGCAGGTCGACAAGCGCGCCTTCGAGGTCGGCCGCAACCTGGCCGTCGCCCCAGGCGCGGTGGTGTACCGCTGCGAGATGTTCGAGCTGCTCCACTACAAGCCGATGAGCGAGAAGCAGTACGAGCGCCCGCTGCTTATGGTGCCGCCGCAGATCAACAAGTTCTACATCTTCGACCTGTCGCCGGAGAAGAGCTTCATCCAGTACTGCCTGAAGAACGGCCTACAGGTGTTCATGATCAGCTGGCGCAACCCGGACGCACGGCATCGCGAATGGGGCCTGTCCAGCTACGTGCAGGCGGTGGAGGAAGCCTCCGACGTATGCCGCGCCATCACCGGCAGCAAGGAGGTCAACCTGCTCGGCGCCTGCGCCGGTGGCCTGACCATCGCCGCCCTGCAGGGCCACCTGCAGGCCAAGCGCCAGCTGCGCAAGATCGGCTGCGCCACCTACCTGGTCAGCCTGCTGGACGCCCAGGTGGACAGCCCGGCGATGCTGTTCGCCGACGAGCAGACGCTGGAGTCGGCCAAGCGCCGCTCCTACCAGAGCGGCGTGCTGGATGGCCGCGACATGGCGCGGGTGTTCGCCTGGATGCGCCCCAACGACCTGATCTGGAACTACTGGGTCAACAACTACCTGATGGGCAAGGAACCGCCAGCCTTCGACATCCTCTACTGGAACAACGACAACACCCGCCTGCCGGCCGCCCTGCACGGCGACCTGCTCGACCTGTTCAAGCACAATCCGCTGACCCGCGCCGGCGGCATGGAGATCTGCGGCACGCCGATCGACCTGTCCAAGGTCAACCTGGACAGTTTCAGCGTGGCTGGCATCAACGACCACATCACTCCCTGGGACGCGGTCTACCGCTCCGCCCTGCTGCTCGGCGGCAACAGCCGCTTCGTGCTGTCCAACAGCGGCCACATCCAGAGCATTCTCAACCCACCGGGCAACCCCAAGGCCACCTATCTGGAGGCCGCCAAGCTGACCAGCGACCCGCGCGCCTGGTATCACGATGCGCAAAGGCAGGAGGGCAGCTGGTGGCCGCAGTGGCTGGAATGGATCCAGCAGCGCTCGGGCGAGCTGCGCGAAACCGTGTTCAGCGTCGGCGGCAACAAGCACCCGGCGATGGAGTCGGCCCCCGGCACCTATGTGCATGTGCGCTGA